The nucleotide sequence agcagcaagagcgacatcattgatgtatacagagaagagagtcggtccaagatttgaaccctgtggcacccccatagagactgccagaggcccggacaacagacagTTGATGTTATAAAATATATCCCCCTGAAATGACAGAGGTTTATCACAATAATGTCTCATGTAATCTAACAATGACAGAGGTTTATCACAATAATGTCTCATGTAATCTAACAATGACAGAGGTTTATCACAATAATGTTTCATGTAATCTAACAATGACAGAGGTTTATCACAATAATGTCTCATGTAATCTAACAATGACAGAGGTTTATCATAATAATGTCTCATGTAATCTAACAATGACAGAGATTTATCACAATAATGTCTCATGTAATCTAACAATGACAGAGGTTTATCACAATAATGTTTCATGTAATCTAACAATGACAGAAGTTTATCACAATAATGTCTCATGTAATCTAACAATGACAGAGATTTATCACAATAATGTTTCATGTAATCTAACAATGACAGAGGTTTATCACAATAATGTTTCATGTAATCTAACAATGACAGAAGTTTATCACAATAATGTTTCATGTAATCTAACAATGACAGAGATTTATCACAATAATGTTTCATGTAATCTAACAATGACAGAGGTTTATCACAATAATGTTTCATGTAATCTAACAATGACAGAAGTTTATCACAATAATGTTTCATGTAATCTAACAATGACAGAGGTTTATCACAATAATGTCTCATGTAATCTAACAATGACAGAGGTTTATCATAATAATGTCTCATGTAATCTAACAATGACAGAGATTTATCACAATAATGTCTCATGTAATCTAACAATGACAGAGATTTGTCACAATAATGTTTCATGTAATCTAACAATGGCAGAGATTTATCACAATAATGTTTCATGTGAATCAAACATGCAATATGAGGTAAATGTAGCTCTGTTACATTTTTTGTTACAATTTTATTGCTGCCTTGTAACATATTTACAAGTTGATACATCATCACAATGGCCACTAGATGGCCTTGATGTCTATGGAACCGTTCACACTACAAGGGGCCGTGATTATGTGTCTGTGTGGTTTTCTTACAGATGAGCTGACATGGGCAGGAAATCATTTGCAGTGCAGCCAAATCAGTCTGTCTATTCATGACAAAAATGCATCATTTTTTACAGCCAACCTTTTTAACTACAACACTACAGATTACACAAAATAACATGTTTATAAACAGTGAGTCCCAGTATTAGGCAGTCAACTTAAAATGTGACTGACAAATATTTTTCACTCTGCGGGGTATTTCTTTTTTTGTCAATAGATTTGTTTTACTTTAACTGTTTCGCATAACAGGAAGAACATATCCTGGAACTGTGTTTTGTGTACATGCTTCATCTCATTAAGTCGTTACCCCTGTATCCAATCAGGCATGAGCTTCACCTGCTGACTAGACTCCTCCGAGGCTCTGACCACAGCACACACACTTAGGCACGTGCACACACATCGCAGCAGCGGCAAAAGCAGCAGCAAAAGCTTGACACAACAGCTGTACACCATGCCTTATATAGTAATTCCCTCCACATACCTAACATATCTCTGAGAGTCCTGACAGCTGAATGTCTGAGGGTTATGTTCCCTCTGAAGTCTCGCTTCTTTAAATTGTTCTACTAACTAGTGACTGTAATGACAGAATAGTACACCCTTTAACCTCTATGCCTCCAATGGCTGTGGGATGTATTGTTTAAGACTGTTTAATTGGTTTGAATCTGAGCCAAAACTGTCTTCAGCTTTTTGTTCAGTGACAGAATAGGGAGTTTGTTTCGTCTGATCTGATTGGCTAGACCCAGCTAACAATAAATgttcccacaactttagagaacattcccttaagagtctcattaggtcattctagccaatgagagggcagatacacgcatgaacaacaggcacaactaagTTGTTATATCAGTACATTTGTAACAGCCTGAACATTActaaacttctattcgatcaaataagcatCACGTAATTCGACACTCTCTCatagacctccatacaaaaaaggGCTTATCTCacatggacagattttgggcaAAGTAAATGATCTTAAACCCTCTCTAGATATAAAAACCTGCTGGGCCACTAATGACAGGGCCTCAGACCTGGTACATGGTAAACAACCTCTACAGTCTCCAGCCACTGACCCACAGCGCTGTCTCGCCACACACATTCATTATTAATAGCAGGAGGGCCTCCAGCAGACTTTGTAAGCCCCATTCACAATGCAGCACTGCCTGCCTGGGACCCATCTGATTACACTGGGGAGTGATGCTCATATTTTGGGTTGACTCATCATGGGCATCACTGTGCCTTTGAGCTGTTATTGTGCTGCTCTGGAAAAAAACATGAATGTTTAATCTGGGTTTGGGCTTTCATATGGAAAACAGTGCACTGTGGTCATAATACGAATACAAAAATGAGAGATTGATCATCACAACTAATGTTATTAAAACCATCTACAACAGTGTGCATTTTAAGTTCTCTGTTGTTGAGCACAACATCTTAATTCCAAGTTTAGAGATAGTTTCAAATGATTGGCCAGATATAAGACAACATTAAATTAAGACACCGCTTTAGCACTGACCAAAAGGCAAAGCCAAAAGAAGCAGAGGGGATCCCTCTCAGCCTGAGCAAACAATAAACGGTCCCCTGGGGTCCCTTTCATTTAAAGGATGTGACTTCATTTGTCCTTTTTTGTTTAGGTAAACATAGTTCCAAATGGAAATGTAAACCAAATGCAACACTATGCGTGTCATGGCTGTCCTAAGTCTACAACCAGACTGGTTTCATTGATTAGGCCACGTGTGAAACTCATTCCACTGAGGGCCAAGTGCCTGTGTGTTTTCACTCCACCATTGTACTTGATTGATTCATTAATGTTAcaaattagtaaggaactcccctcacctggttctctaggtcttaattgaaaggaaaaaaacaaaaccTGCAGAGACTCTGCCCTCTgttgaatgagtttgacacccctggactAGACATAACCTAGTGCTCCCTCTCCGGtgtctaggtcaccaggctgctcgttatggtgcacacctgtcaccatcgttacgtggCACccgcgcgtcatcagactcacctggcctccatcacctccctgattacctgacctatatatgtcactctctTTGGTTCCTACCAcaggtgttattgtttctgttccagtgtcatgtctgtgcgttgtttgtgtttcttgttttgtatttagttgtgttaatttattaaaacactcactccctgaacttgcttcctgagtctcagcgcactcgttacactAGTAAAAGTAAGTCATGGACACCTGCAACCCCTCAATGTTTGGATATGAGCTAGCCTGGCTATCCCACTGCACATGTCCACATAGCAGTGTGCCACATAGCAGGGTTCCATATAGCAGCGCTCCACATAGCAGGGTTCCACATATCAGCGCTCCACATAGCAGGGTTCCACATAGCAGCGTTCATCATAGTAGGGCTCCACATAGTAGGGTTCACATAGCAGGGTTCCACATAGCAGGGTTCCACACAGCAGTGCTCCACATAGTAGGGTTCCAAATAGAAGGATTCCACAAAGCAGCATTCCACATAGCAGTGTTCCATATAGCAGGGCTCCACATAGAAGGGTTCCACAAAGCAGCGTTCCATATAGCAGGGTTCCATATAGCAGGGTTCCACATAGCAGGGCTCCACATAGCAGGGTTCCACATAGCAGCGTTCTACATAGCAGGGCTCCACATAGCAGCACTCCACACAGCAGGGTTCCATATAGCAGGGTTCCACATAGCAGGGTTTCACATAGCAGCGCTCCACATAGCAGCGCTCCACATAGCAGCACTCCACACAGCAGCGTTCCACATAGCAGGGTTCCACATAGCAGGGTTCCACATAGCAGGGTTTCACATAGCAGGGTTTCACATAGCACGGATCCACATAGCAGTGTTCCACATAGCAGTGTTCCACATAGCAGGGTTCTACATGGCAGGGTTCTACATGGCAGGGTTCCACATAGCAGGGTTCCACATAGCATGGTTCCACATAGCAGGGTTCTACATAGCAGGGTTCTACATAGCAGAGCTCCACATAGCAGCGCTCCACATAGCAGGGTTCCACACAGCAGGGTTCCACACAGCAGGGTTCCACATAGCAGGATTCCACATAGCAGCGCTCCACATAGCAGGGTTCCACATAGCAGCGCTCCACATAGCAGCGCTCCATATAGCAGGGTTCCATATAGCAGGGTTCCATATAGCAGagttcttcctccaaacacggcgagtgggttgaatacaaccccaagaacaccatcccaaccgtgaagcatggaggtggaaacatcattctttggggatgcttttctgcaaaggggacaggacgactacaccgtattgaggggaagatggatggggccatgtatcgcgagatcttagCCAAcagcctccttccctcagtaagagcattgaagatgggtcgtggctgggtcttccagcatgacaacgacccgaaacacacagccagggcaactaaggagtggctccgtaagaagcatctcaaggtcctagagtggcctagccagtctccagacctgaacccaatagaaa is from Salvelinus namaycush isolate Seneca chromosome 17, SaNama_1.0, whole genome shotgun sequence and encodes:
- the LOC120061967 gene encoding keratin-associated protein 4-7-like → MERCYVERCYVEPCYVERCYVESCYVEPCCVEPCCVEPCYVERCYVELCYVEPCYVEPCYVEPCYVEPCYVEPCHVEPCHVEPCYVEHCYVEHCYVDPCYVKPCYVKPCYVEPCYVEPCYVERCCVECCYVERCYVERCYVKPCYVEPCYMEPCCVECCYVEPCYVERCYVEPCYVEPCYVEPCYMEPCYMERCFVEPFYVEPCYMEHCYVECCFVESFYLEPYYVEHCCVEPCYVEPCYVNPTMWSPTMMNAAMWNPAMWSADMWNPAMWSAAIWNPAMWHTAMWTCAVG